A window from Roseburia sp. 499 encodes these proteins:
- a CDS encoding tyrosine-type recombinase/integrase yields the protein MADNSLLARLTLLADCAKIPLDEVLNEDKSMKEIKKDLEKIILENHTYDIYYSESEKSWRTYLPDDTKPHHRRPLKRKSKENLEKEIIQFYIEQQQNNDRKNVTLETFYEKWLIYRRDYTPAKPKTIYENTMEWKKFFEGTDLVKMPLAEIKPITLIKFFRKVTKDRTVTYKRLSNARAVLNGIFSYAIEEEIIEHNPVSDVNFKQFVYKPVENQTDNVFTQEETATLLSYLKGINEPYSLAIQLSFYLFIRVGETKAIRWEDIDYTSRKVYLHGQVLTERILNDDLTFSPRTVTISNQMKGNTSHGYREQYLTDEALEILKKAKEINPYGKYVFEPNGSLMTTDSFNRRLKKYCRECNIPYHSSHKIRFYNASTAYDGENLVTISKLMGHSRVETTLHYLRNVDKSEDDMQAFQNLGLKSKKSVQKCSNL from the coding sequence ATGGCAGACAATTCACTATTAGCACGATTGACCCTGCTGGCTGACTGTGCTAAAATCCCCTTAGATGAAGTTCTCAATGAAGATAAATCTATGAAAGAAATAAAAAAAGACTTAGAAAAAATCATCTTAGAGAACCACACATATGATATTTATTACTCTGAAAGCGAGAAAAGCTGGCGCACTTATTTACCAGATGATACAAAACCTCATCACCGCCGCCCTCTCAAGCGCAAGAGCAAAGAGAACCTTGAAAAAGAGATTATTCAATTCTATATTGAACAGCAACAGAATAATGACCGCAAAAATGTTACATTGGAAACTTTTTATGAGAAATGGCTGATTTACAGACGTGATTATACACCAGCAAAACCAAAAACCATTTATGAAAATACAATGGAATGGAAAAAGTTTTTTGAAGGTACTGACTTAGTGAAAATGCCTTTAGCTGAAATCAAGCCAATAACTCTTATCAAGTTCTTCCGTAAGGTTACAAAAGACAGAACCGTTACTTACAAACGTTTAAGTAATGCCCGTGCTGTACTGAATGGTATTTTTTCATATGCGATTGAAGAAGAAATCATTGAACACAATCCCGTATCAGATGTAAACTTCAAGCAGTTTGTATACAAACCAGTAGAAAATCAAACGGATAATGTTTTTACGCAAGAAGAAACTGCAACACTTTTAAGTTATCTAAAAGGAATCAATGAACCTTATTCTTTGGCAATCCAGCTTTCCTTTTATCTTTTTATCCGCGTTGGCGAAACAAAAGCTATTCGTTGGGAAGATATAGACTATACAAGCAGAAAAGTTTATCTTCACGGACAAGTGTTGACTGAACGCATCCTAAATGATGATTTAACCTTTTCACCAAGAACAGTAACTATTTCTAATCAGATGAAAGGAAACACTTCACACGGATACCGTGAACAGTATCTTACAGATGAAGCATTAGAAATCCTGAAAAAAGCAAAGGAAATTAATCCTTATGGGAAATATGTTTTTGAGCCTAACGGTTCTCTTATGACAACTGACAGTTTCAATCGACGGTTGAAAAAATATTGCAGAGAATGTAATATTCCATATCACTCAAGTCACAAAATTAGATTTTACAATGCAAGTACAGCATATGACGGCGAAAATCTTGTTACCATATCCAAACTCATGGGACATAGTAGAGTTGAAACCACTTTACATTATCTTAGAAATGTCGATAAATCCGAAGATGATATGCAGGCTTTCCAGAATTTAGGATTGAAAAGTAAAAAAAGTGTTCAAAAGTGTTCAAACCTTTAA
- a CDS encoding glycoside hydrolase family 13 protein → MKELSIYELNQRQQYMMQMRPLLKKHALFSDGTKDYRSPAEPKENEQVTLRFRTAKDNVDIVRLWSNGQKFVMEKSESEGEFDYYQVTIQLGTENFSYYFEVVTGMLHCYYDRMGVSQQVRPEYNFIIVPGFSTPDWAKGAVMYQILVDRFYNGDPSNDVKTNEYHYIGIYSQEVDSWNKFPASFGVGEFYGGDLAGVMQKMDYLQELGVEVIYFNPLFVSPSNHKYDIQDYDYIDPHYGVIVEDGGEVLPQGETDNSKATKYIKRVTDYKNLEASNQLFAQLVEEAHKRGMKVILDGVFNHCGSFNKWLDRELIYEKELGYATGAYISADSPYRNFFHFYDEGQWPYNGTYDGWWGHDTLPKLNYEGSRDLYDYIMEIARKWVSPPYNADGWRLDVAADLGHSVEYNHQFWRDFRKNVKEANPNAVILAEHYGDPVDWLRGDQWDTVMNYDAFMEPLTWFLTGMEKHSDGYRQDMLGNYQNFEGAMNYYMTRFLTPSLQCAMNELSNHDHSRFLTRTNHKVGRVDNLGSGAAAQDVNKGVMKEAVVVQMTWPGAPTLYYGDEVGVCGFTDPDNRRTYPWGAEDRELLDFHKEMIRIHKENEAFRTGSLKLLGGDYQMMCYGRFNREQQFVIVLNNDEVQRSMKVSVWAAGLNKETKLEQIMYTTRDAHSVAPVIYEVHGGYLNISLPAHSSVVLKNIG, encoded by the coding sequence ATGAAAGAGCTTTCGATTTATGAATTAAACCAACGACAGCAGTATATGATGCAGATGCGTCCTTTGTTAAAGAAGCATGCTTTATTTTCGGATGGAACGAAGGATTATAGGAGTCCGGCAGAACCAAAGGAAAATGAGCAAGTGACTCTTAGATTTCGTACGGCTAAGGATAATGTAGATATTGTACGGTTATGGAGTAATGGACAAAAATTTGTGATGGAGAAGTCAGAAAGCGAAGGAGAGTTCGATTACTATCAAGTTACGATACAACTTGGAACGGAGAATTTTTCTTATTATTTTGAAGTGGTAACAGGAATGCTTCATTGCTATTATGACAGAATGGGAGTATCACAGCAGGTAAGACCAGAATATAATTTTATTATTGTGCCGGGATTTTCAACGCCGGATTGGGCGAAGGGTGCTGTAATGTATCAGATTTTGGTGGATCGTTTTTATAACGGAGACCCATCGAATGATGTAAAGACCAATGAATATCACTATATTGGGATTTATAGCCAAGAGGTAGATAGTTGGAATAAGTTTCCGGCAAGCTTTGGTGTAGGTGAGTTTTATGGTGGTGATTTGGCTGGTGTAATGCAGAAGATGGATTATCTTCAAGAATTAGGTGTGGAGGTAATTTATTTTAATCCATTATTTGTATCACCATCGAATCATAAATATGATATACAAGATTATGATTATATAGATCCACATTATGGTGTGATTGTAGAGGATGGCGGGGAAGTATTACCCCAGGGGGAAACAGATAATTCTAAGGCAACCAAGTACATTAAGCGTGTTACAGATTACAAGAATTTGGAAGCTAGTAATCAGTTATTTGCGCAGTTGGTAGAAGAAGCACATAAGCGTGGAATGAAAGTGATTCTGGATGGTGTATTTAATCATTGCGGTTCTTTTAATAAATGGCTGGATCGTGAATTGATTTATGAGAAAGAATTAGGATACGCAACCGGAGCATATATCTCAGCAGATAGTCCTTATCGAAACTTCTTTCACTTCTATGATGAAGGGCAGTGGCCGTATAATGGCACTTATGACGGCTGGTGGGGACACGATACGTTACCAAAACTAAACTATGAAGGTTCCAGAGACCTTTATGATTATATTATGGAGATTGCCAGAAAATGGGTATCTCCACCTTATAATGCAGATGGATGGCGTCTGGATGTAGCGGCAGATTTAGGACATTCTGTAGAGTATAACCATCAGTTCTGGAGAGATTTTCGAAAGAATGTAAAGGAAGCAAACCCGAATGCTGTTATTCTTGCAGAACATTATGGTGATCCGGTAGATTGGCTGCGTGGCGATCAGTGGGATACCGTTATGAATTATGATGCATTTATGGAACCATTAACTTGGTTTTTGACAGGAATGGAGAAGCATAGTGATGGCTACCGTCAGGATATGCTTGGAAATTATCAGAACTTTGAAGGTGCTATGAATTATTATATGACGAGATTCCTTACACCATCTTTACAGTGTGCAATGAATGAACTGTCAAACCATGATCATTCCAGATTCCTTACCAGAACAAATCATAAGGTAGGTAGAGTTGACAATTTAGGAAGTGGTGCTGCAGCGCAAGATGTGAATAAAGGAGTCATGAAGGAAGCGGTTGTGGTACAGATGACTTGGCCGGGTGCACCTACGTTATATTATGGAGATGAGGTTGGCGTCTGTGGATTTACAGACCCGGATAATCGAAGAACTTATCCGTGGGGGGCTGAAGATCGCGAGTTATTAGACTTCCACAAGGAAATGATTCGGATTCATAAGGAAAATGAAGCATTTCGTACAGGGTCTTTGAAGCTTTTAGGCGGTGATTATCAGATGATGTGTTACGGAAGGTTTAACCGGGAACAGCAGTTTGTAATAGTGCTTAATAATGACGAGGTACAGCGTAGCATGAAGGTATCTGTCTGGGCAGCAGGGTTGAACAAGGAAACAAAACTGGAACAGATTATGTATACAACAAGAGATGCTCATTCTGTGGCACCCGTAATTTATGAAGTGCATGGTGGCTATTTGAATATATCGCTTCCGGCACACTCTTCCGTAGTATTGAAAAATATTGGATAA
- the ftsH gene encoding ATP-dependent zinc metalloprotease FtsH: MNTQKRNRAFGLYIGVIVILALVWLLRDSSTGLGQSDNYTYAQFEEDLDAGNVQSVTISQNREVPSGEADITIKGKDDKTTVVSLYLSDVNAIQDTMKEYKFTQYQVKEMPQENWLISILPTLILFAILFIFYIIMSNRVAAANGGGNKMMNFGKSRAKMTTDENKKVNFASVAGLKEEKEELEELVDFLRSPRKYTKLGARIPKGVLLVGPPGTGKTLLAKAVAGEAGVPFFSISGSDFVEMFVGVGASRVRDLFEEAKKNAPCIVFIDEIDAVARRRGTGMGGGHDEREQTLNQLLVEMDGFGVNEGIIVMAATNRVDILDPAIMRPGRFDRKVHVGRPDIGGREEILKVHAKNKPLGDDVDLKQIAQTTAGFTGADLENLLNEAAICAAKEDRAYVIQDDIRKSFVKVGIGSEKKSRIITEKEKKITAYHEAGHAILFHLLPDVGPVYSVSIIPTGVGAAGYTMPLPEREEMFNTKGRMLQEIVVDLGGRVAEELVFDDITTGASQDIKQATGVAKAMVTKYGMSENVGLINYDNDDDEVFIGRDLAHTRAYGENIASIIDQEVKRIIDECYAKAKSILNENETILHKCAELLLEKEKIGREEFEALFEG; the protein is encoded by the coding sequence ATGAACACACAAAAAAGAAATAGAGCGTTTGGATTATACATTGGAGTGATTGTAATCCTGGCGTTGGTATGGCTGTTAAGAGATAGTTCCACCGGATTAGGACAGTCAGATAATTATACCTACGCACAGTTTGAAGAGGATTTAGATGCAGGAAACGTGCAATCCGTAACGATTTCCCAGAATCGTGAAGTGCCAAGTGGTGAAGCGGATATTACCATAAAGGGCAAGGATGATAAGACTACAGTAGTATCTTTGTATTTATCCGATGTAAATGCAATTCAGGATACTATGAAAGAATATAAATTTACACAGTATCAGGTTAAGGAAATGCCGCAGGAGAATTGGCTGATTTCTATTCTTCCCACATTGATACTGTTTGCTATATTGTTCATTTTCTACATCATTATGTCTAATCGTGTGGCAGCAGCCAATGGTGGCGGTAATAAAATGATGAATTTTGGAAAGAGCCGTGCAAAAATGACCACTGATGAGAATAAGAAGGTAAATTTCGCAAGTGTTGCCGGTCTAAAGGAAGAGAAAGAGGAATTGGAAGAGTTAGTAGACTTTTTACGTTCTCCAAGAAAGTATACTAAGTTGGGAGCAAGAATTCCGAAGGGAGTACTGTTGGTAGGACCGCCGGGAACTGGAAAGACATTACTGGCAAAGGCAGTAGCAGGAGAAGCGGGTGTGCCGTTCTTTAGTATTTCCGGTTCTGACTTTGTAGAGATGTTTGTTGGTGTTGGTGCTTCTCGTGTAAGAGATTTATTTGAAGAGGCTAAGAAAAATGCACCTTGTATTGTGTTTATTGATGAGATTGATGCAGTAGCACGTCGCAGAGGTACCGGAATGGGGGGCGGACATGATGAACGTGAGCAGACACTGAATCAGTTATTGGTAGAGATGGATGGTTTTGGTGTAAACGAGGGAATTATCGTTATGGCAGCCACAAACCGTGTGGATATTTTAGACCCAGCTATTATGCGTCCGGGACGTTTTGATCGTAAGGTGCATGTAGGAAGACCGGATATCGGTGGAAGAGAGGAGATTCTTAAGGTTCATGCAAAGAATAAGCCTCTCGGTGATGATGTAGATTTAAAACAGATTGCACAGACAACGGCGGGATTTACCGGGGCTGATTTAGAGAATCTATTAAATGAGGCTGCTATTTGTGCTGCAAAAGAAGATCGTGCTTATGTGATTCAGGATGATATTCGCAAATCCTTTGTGAAGGTGGGGATTGGTTCTGAAAAGAAGAGTCGTATCATTACAGAAAAGGAAAAGAAAATTACAGCATATCATGAAGCAGGTCATGCGATTCTGTTCCATTTACTTCCGGATGTGGGACCGGTATATTCGGTATCCATTATTCCTACCGGAGTAGGAGCCGCAGGTTATACTATGCCATTGCCGGAGCGGGAAGAGATGTTTAACACCAAGGGCAGAATGTTACAGGAAATTGTGGTAGACTTAGGCGGACGTGTGGCAGAAGAATTAGTTTTTGACGATATTACAACAGGAGCATCTCAGGATATTAAGCAGGCAACCGGTGTGGCAAAGGCGATGGTTACTAAGTATGGAATGTCTGAAAATGTAGGTTTGATTAATTATGATAATGATGACGATGAGGTATTCATCGGAAGAGATTTGGCACATACCAGAGCGTATGGAGAAAATATTGCCAGCATCATTGATCAGGAAGTAAAACGTATTATTGATGAATGTTATGCAAAGGCAAAGAGCATCTTGAATGAAAATGAAACCATTCTTCACAAGTGTGCAGAACTCCTCTTAGAAAAGGAAAAAATTGGAAGAGAAGAGTTTGAAGCGTTGTTTGAGGGATAA
- the hpt gene encoding hypoxanthine phosphoribosyltransferase, translating to MSENIRILISEEDIEKRILEMAKEISEYYKGEEVHLVSVLKGGVFFTCELAKRLTVPVSIDFMSVSSYGNDTKSSGVVKVIKDLDEAIEGKNVLVVEDIIDSGRTLSYLMENLKSRKPKSLRLCTLLDKPERRVVDVRVDYTGFAIPDEFVVGYGLDYMQHYRNLPYIGVVELNA from the coding sequence ATGAGTGAAAATATTCGCATATTGATTTCAGAAGAAGATATAGAAAAAAGAATTCTGGAAATGGCAAAAGAGATTAGTGAATATTATAAAGGAGAAGAGGTGCATTTGGTCAGCGTATTAAAAGGTGGAGTGTTTTTTACCTGCGAATTGGCGAAAAGACTGACAGTGCCCGTTTCTATTGATTTTATGTCGGTATCCAGTTATGGAAACGATACCAAGTCTAGCGGTGTAGTAAAGGTAATCAAGGATTTGGATGAGGCAATTGAAGGAAAGAATGTTTTAGTAGTGGAAGATATCATTGATTCCGGAAGAACGTTAAGTTATCTGATGGAAAACTTAAAAAGTAGAAAACCAAAAAGTTTGAGGCTTTGTACCCTTTTAGACAAACCGGAGCGTAGAGTAGTAGATGTTCGGGTGGATTATACCGGATTTGCTATCCCGGATGAATTTGTTGTGGGCTATGGATTAGACTATATGCAGCATTACAGAAATCTACCTTATATAGGGGTAGTAGAATTGAATGCTTAA
- the tilS gene encoding tRNA lysidine(34) synthetase TilS, giving the protein MQKKVLEFMEQHHMAEKGERILAAVSGGADSICLLLVLSRLRTEKQYELCVVHVEHGIRGVESEKDAEFVENFCKEHKIPCKVYHCKAEKYAREHKMTVEEGARELRYGYFQEAAKEFRADKIAVAHNQNDCAETILFHLARGTGLKGLCGILPVRENIIRPLLCVERKEIEAYLKEQEQEYCIDKTNAELEYTRNRIRHQVLPVLVEINSQAVAHMNQTAAMAVELEELMRQLTEEARERCICKEEVGIFISQKLQSEKKMIQKNLLHRVLTEAAGCSRDISNVHIQQVLELLEKQVGKKVNLPYQLEAERTYEGIRIQKAKESIVENMLQKVWEIVPGETLEIPEYGYRIQTRILEENFGSQEIPQKMYTKWLDYDKIKGSMLLRTRREKDYFVINTQGGRKKLKKYLIEEKIPREQRDKLLLLADETHLIWAVGYRIGEDVKVTEHTRRILEIRIDGGNIHE; this is encoded by the coding sequence ATGCAAAAGAAAGTACTTGAGTTTATGGAACAGCATCATATGGCAGAAAAGGGAGAACGTATTCTGGCGGCAGTATCCGGCGGGGCAGATTCTATTTGTCTGCTGCTGGTGCTGTCCCGGTTACGTACCGAAAAGCAGTATGAGCTTTGTGTAGTGCATGTAGAGCATGGGATTCGAGGAGTAGAGAGTGAAAAAGATGCAGAATTTGTAGAGAATTTTTGTAAAGAGCATAAAATTCCATGTAAAGTATATCATTGTAAAGCGGAGAAATACGCAAGAGAGCATAAAATGACCGTAGAGGAAGGGGCAAGAGAACTGCGGTATGGGTATTTTCAAGAGGCAGCTAAGGAGTTCCGAGCTGATAAGATTGCGGTTGCCCATAACCAGAATGATTGTGCGGAGACCATTTTGTTTCATTTGGCACGAGGAACCGGGCTCAAAGGACTTTGTGGAATTCTTCCGGTGCGGGAGAATATCATACGCCCGCTCTTGTGTGTAGAGAGAAAAGAGATTGAAGCGTATTTAAAAGAGCAGGAACAGGAATATTGCATTGATAAGACGAATGCGGAATTAGAGTATACCAGAAACCGTATTCGGCATCAGGTATTGCCGGTGTTGGTAGAGATTAATAGTCAGGCAGTGGCACATATGAATCAGACCGCAGCAATGGCGGTGGAGTTGGAAGAATTGATGCGGCAGCTTACGGAGGAAGCGAGAGAGCGTTGCATCTGTAAAGAGGAAGTGGGGATTTTTATTTCGCAAAAACTGCAAAGTGAAAAAAAGATGATACAGAAGAATTTGCTACATCGAGTGTTGACAGAGGCTGCTGGATGTAGCAGAGATATTTCCAATGTGCATATCCAACAGGTGTTGGAACTGTTGGAAAAGCAAGTGGGGAAAAAGGTGAATTTGCCCTATCAGTTGGAAGCAGAGCGGACTTATGAAGGAATCCGAATCCAGAAGGCAAAAGAAAGTATTGTTGAGAATATGTTACAAAAGGTATGGGAAATCGTGCCGGGGGAAACGTTGGAAATACCGGAATATGGATATCGAATTCAAACCAGAATTCTGGAAGAAAATTTTGGAAGTCAAGAAATTCCGCAAAAAATGTATACGAAATGGTTGGATTATGATAAAATAAAAGGAAGTATGCTCCTTAGAACCCGCCGGGAAAAGGATTATTTTGTTATCAATACTCAGGGCGGAAGAAAGAAATTAAAAAAATATCTGATAGAAGAAAAAATACCACGAGAACAGCGGGATAAACTATTGCTTTTAGCGGATGAAACACATCTTATCTGGGCAGTGGGATACCGCATTGGTGAAGATGTAAAAGTAACAGAGCATACAAGAAGAATTTTGGAAATACGAATAGACGGAGGAAATATTCATGAGTGA
- a CDS encoding SpoIIE family protein phosphatase has protein sequence MKKRKWKEIVMYALAVLVAKVEFVGCFPLIPAFFTVAYMEEINRTLLLIFSIFGMALFIPVQEMAKYTMAILVTAVVIKLIEWANKTCRTWVGAVSMGGSVCLVAMAGELLQVRNRMVIWMGILEALLVAGMVLVASPAFHWFLEENITWKRNENSGKTTPEHGEKLQSYAKSFNGLSQIFSQMNQYKSNFEPEEMGRMQQEITGKICMSCNQCAICWQEDTSPMYELFYKLIHSLEKRGVAEEEIQRQLEDYCPYSDTIIEEAVGVFEKAKLNLSWYNRLLENRGIIAEQLDAMAGIMEDCAKEYIDVSETKGRLLSSVKYRLKERGVVVNDIHLYERQNGKLSLQMKVYSKWGNCVTIKEIAKGISLGMKRTMVPGKYVRSLVGKEEAYLTFEEDTVFHSLHGVARLTKDNAQISGDSFSVLELEGGDCVLALSDGMGSGISACKESEMVIELIEKFLETGFQKETAIRMMNSAMVIQGEEGMFSTVDMADIDLYTGKCDFYKIGAATTFIKRGEEVECISSATLPVGIFHQIEIEKSSRQLQSGDFVILVTDGVLDYLRVPSPEETLREILETIETNNPGQLAKQVLERILLFTAGKVPDDMTVLAAGIWEK, from the coding sequence ATGAAAAAAAGAAAATGGAAAGAAATTGTAATGTATGCCCTGGCAGTACTGGTGGCGAAAGTGGAGTTTGTGGGGTGTTTTCCGTTAATACCTGCCTTTTTTACGGTGGCATACATGGAAGAAATCAATCGAACCCTGCTGTTAATATTTTCTATATTTGGAATGGCGCTGTTCATACCGGTACAGGAAATGGCAAAGTATACGATGGCAATTTTAGTAACGGCAGTGGTAATTAAATTAATCGAGTGGGCGAATAAGACTTGCCGGACCTGGGTGGGAGCGGTGTCCATGGGAGGTAGTGTGTGTTTGGTTGCTATGGCAGGAGAATTGCTTCAAGTTCGAAATCGGATGGTAATATGGATGGGAATATTAGAAGCCCTGTTGGTTGCAGGAATGGTGTTGGTGGCATCGCCGGCATTTCATTGGTTTTTGGAGGAAAACATTACATGGAAAAGAAACGAGAATTCCGGGAAAACAACACCAGAGCATGGAGAAAAGCTTCAGTCTTATGCGAAGTCTTTTAATGGGTTGTCTCAGATATTTTCTCAAATGAATCAATATAAAAGCAATTTTGAGCCGGAAGAAATGGGCAGGATGCAGCAGGAGATTACTGGAAAGATATGCATGTCCTGTAATCAGTGTGCTATCTGCTGGCAGGAGGATACCAGTCCCATGTATGAGTTATTTTATAAGTTGATTCATTCGTTGGAAAAAAGAGGTGTGGCGGAAGAAGAAATACAGCGGCAGTTGGAGGACTATTGTCCTTACTCGGATACGATTATAGAAGAAGCGGTAGGGGTATTTGAAAAAGCAAAGTTAAATCTCTCCTGGTATAATCGTTTGCTGGAAAACAGGGGCATTATTGCGGAACAACTGGATGCAATGGCAGGTATCATGGAGGATTGTGCCAAAGAATATATTGATGTAAGTGAAACGAAGGGGCGCCTGTTGTCTTCGGTAAAATACAGGCTTAAAGAAAGGGGAGTGGTAGTAAATGATATTCACCTTTATGAACGACAGAATGGTAAATTGTCATTGCAAATGAAGGTGTACTCTAAATGGGGAAATTGTGTTACCATAAAAGAAATTGCAAAAGGAATTTCTTTGGGGATGAAACGAACCATGGTTCCGGGCAAATATGTTCGTTCTCTGGTGGGAAAGGAAGAGGCATACCTGACTTTTGAGGAAGATACCGTATTTCACAGTCTGCATGGAGTGGCAAGACTTACCAAGGATAATGCACAGATATCCGGTGATAGCTTTTCTGTATTGGAACTGGAAGGTGGTGACTGCGTACTGGCATTATCAGATGGGATGGGTTCTGGAATCAGTGCTTGTAAGGAAAGCGAAATGGTGATAGAGTTAATAGAGAAGTTTTTAGAAACCGGATTTCAGAAGGAAACTGCAATTCGTATGATGAATTCTGCCATGGTCATTCAAGGAGAAGAAGGAATGTTTTCTACTGTGGATATGGCAGATATTGATTTGTATACTGGAAAGTGTGATTTTTATAAAATCGGGGCAGCAACCACCTTTATTAAACGTGGAGAAGAAGTGGAGTGCATTTCCTCTGCAACCCTTCCGGTGGGGATTTTTCATCAGATAGAAATAGAAAAGTCATCAAGACAACTTCAAAGCGGTGATTTTGTGATACTGGTAACAGATGGGGTGCTAGATTACCTGAGGGTTCCATCACCGGAAGAAACACTGCGGGAGATTTTAGAAACAATAGAAACTAACAATCCGGGGCAGCTGGCAAAGCAGGTGCTAGAGCGGATTTTACTATTTACAGCCGGAAAAGTGCCGGATGATATGACCGTACTGGCGGCAGGAATATGGGAGAAATAA
- a CDS encoding FtsB family cell division protein: MKERERARSSSVQRMRMRRQRKQNKAGMLSITLIVLILIGVMSVQIVSLYEKNEDYKKKETELKAQLESEQQRQEEIKEYEEYVTTKEYIEQIAKTKLGLVYSNEIIFKENSDDGQ; this comes from the coding sequence ATGAAAGAGCGAGAACGGGCAAGAAGTTCAAGTGTGCAGAGAATGCGCATGCGCCGTCAGAGAAAACAGAATAAAGCAGGAATGTTATCTATTACCCTGATTGTGCTGATTTTAATCGGTGTTATGTCTGTTCAGATTGTTTCTTTGTATGAGAAAAATGAGGATTATAAGAAGAAGGAAACCGAGTTAAAGGCGCAACTGGAATCAGAGCAACAGCGTCAGGAAGAGATTAAGGAATACGAAGAATATGTAACTACCAAAGAGTACATAGAACAGATTGCAAAGACGAAATTAGGTCTGGTATACTCCAATGAAATTATTTTCAAGGAGAATTCAGATGATGGTCAATAG
- the yabQ gene encoding spore cortex biosynthesis protein YabQ, which translates to MEVSTEIIKEADVLFISLITGMMLLLVYDQIRIFRRLIPHGTLWVGMEDMLFWIASALVLFAMLYRENSGYIRGFAIGGVLLGMLIYNVLLSRLVVKASVFVLKKILFLISRPFAWTARLFCKPIGFVRKTGKKVVRFMKKQLKKVWRTVKIGLCKR; encoded by the coding sequence ATGGAAGTCAGTACAGAAATCATAAAAGAAGCAGATGTATTGTTTATTTCCCTCATTACGGGAATGATGCTGTTGCTGGTATATGATCAGATACGGATTTTTCGAAGGTTGATTCCACATGGAACTCTGTGGGTTGGAATGGAAGATATGCTGTTTTGGATTGCCAGTGCATTAGTTCTATTCGCGATGCTTTACCGGGAAAACAGCGGCTATATTCGAGGATTTGCTATTGGCGGTGTTCTGTTGGGAATGTTGATATATAATGTTCTCTTAAGTCGGCTAGTGGTAAAAGCCAGTGTTTTTGTGTTGAAAAAAATCTTGTTTCTTATTAGCAGACCTTTTGCGTGGACAGCCCGTTTATTCTGCAAACCAATAGGATTTGTTAGAAAAACTGGGAAGAAAGTAGTACGATTTATGAAAAAGCAATTGAAAAAAGTATGGAGAACAGTTAAAATAGGATTATGTAAACGGTAA
- the yabP gene encoding sporulation protein YabP — MEERGIAQKTHKIIISNRKNGVLNGVIDVLSFDVGEILLETELGMLMIKGADLHVKRLTLEKGEIDIEGKIDSLTYSDVKTAAKQGESLLGRLFK; from the coding sequence ATGGAAGAGCGAGGAATAGCTCAGAAAACTCACAAAATTATAATATCCAATCGGAAAAATGGTGTGCTCAATGGTGTCATAGATGTACTGTCCTTTGATGTGGGAGAAATATTGTTAGAAACAGAACTGGGAATGTTAATGATTAAGGGAGCAGACCTTCATGTAAAGCGTTTGACATTGGAAAAAGGTGAAATTGATATTGAAGGGAAAATCGATAGTTTGACCTATTCGGATGTAAAGACCGCAGCAAAGCAAGGAGAATCCTTGTTGGGAAGACTATTTAAATAA
- a CDS encoding RNA-binding S4 domain-containing protein → MRLDKFLKVSRIIKRRTVANEACDAGRVTVNGKVAKASLDVKVGDMIEIMFGTKNVKVEVLDLQDTSKKEEAKELFRYI, encoded by the coding sequence ATGAGATTAGATAAGTTTTTAAAAGTATCTCGTATTATCAAACGACGTACCGTAGCAAACGAGGCGTGCGATGCAGGAAGAGTGACTGTGAATGGTAAGGTTGCGAAAGCGTCTCTGGATGTTAAGGTAGGGGATATGATAGAGATTATGTTTGGAACTAAGAATGTTAAAGTAGAAGTACTTGATTTGCAGGATACCAGTAAGAAGGAAGAAGCAAAAGAGTTATTCCGGTATATATAA
- a CDS encoding HU family DNA-binding protein codes for MNKAELVAAMAEKTELSKKDAEKALKAFTDVVAEELKKGEKIQLVGFGTFEVSERAARTGRNPQTGKEMTIPASKAPKFKAGKALKDLVNA; via the coding sequence ATGAACAAAGCAGAATTAGTTGCAGCAATGGCTGAAAAAACTGAATTATCTAAGAAAGATGCAGAAAAAGCATTAAAGGCTTTTACAGATGTAGTTGCTGAAGAATTAAAAAAGGGAGAAAAGATTCAGTTAGTTGGATTCGGTACTTTTGAAGTTTCTGAAAGAGCAGCTAGAACAGGAAGAAATCCACAGACAGGTAAAGAAATGACAATCCCAGCTTCTAAAGCTCCTAAGTTCAAAGCAGGAAAAGCTTTAAAAGATTTAGTAAATGCATAA